From the genome of Rhodospirillales bacterium RIFCSPLOWO2_02_FULL_58_16, one region includes:
- a CDS encoding GNAT family N-acetyltransferase → MNLPSWREEPIAKGHDRESFDCGDDNLNEYLRRHARKSHEQGGAKTFLAISEKDGKTILGFFSLSPASVEYSRTPDVVRRGLARYDVPVFRLGRLAVHKTMQGKGLGGQLLLSAGRRCILVAAEVGGVALLIDAKNNRAAGWYATYGAVPLLDAPLSLLLPFSTIEKALAGKF, encoded by the coding sequence ATGAATCTTCCGAGCTGGCGTGAGGAGCCGATTGCCAAAGGGCATGACAGGGAATCTTTCGACTGCGGCGATGACAACTTAAACGAATATCTACGTCGCCACGCACGCAAGAGCCACGAGCAGGGCGGCGCAAAGACCTTTCTGGCGATCTCGGAGAAAGACGGAAAAACCATTCTCGGCTTTTTCAGCCTTAGCCCTGCATCGGTTGAATATTCCCGCACGCCCGATGTCGTGCGGCGCGGGCTTGCGCGCTACGACGTGCCCGTCTTCCGCCTTGGGCGGCTGGCTGTTCATAAGACGATGCAAGGCAAGGGATTGGGCGGCCAGCTTCTCTTGTCGGCCGGGCGGCGTTGCATCCTGGTAGCGGCGGAAGTCGGCGGGGTTGCCTTGTTGATCGACGCCAAAAATAACCGGGCCGCCGGATGGTATGCGACTTATGGAGCGGTTCCGCTCCTGGATGCGCCGCTATCGTTGCTGCTGCCGTTCTCCACCATCGAAAAGGCTTTGGCCGGTAAATTTTGA
- a CDS encoding tRNA 2-thiouridine(34) synthase MnmA, which translates to MVATVLGITDGNKPPTGARVVCAMSGGVDSSVCAALLVEEGYEVIGVTMQLYDHGEAISRPGSCCAGRDIADAGRVADAIGIPHYVLNFEKRFREAVIDDFADAYLAGETPNPCIRCNQTVKFIDLLGKADELGAAALVTGHYARLVNGSELHAGADVARDQSYFLFTVTRGQMRKLHFPLGAMSKDETRALARRFALPVAAKPDSQDICFVPEGAYAEVLEKLRPGASGPGPIIDQKGAVIGRHRGIINYTIGQRRGLGIAGKRPLYVVRLDPETATVVVGPKEALLLDRLTIRDLNWLGDGDPPMDPVKVTVKLRSTTPAAAAVVRSLGNGKAEVVLGESQPGVAPGQACVIYSGARVLGGGWIRREETAG; encoded by the coding sequence CTGGTGGCAACGGTTTTAGGAATCACCGACGGCAACAAACCGCCGACCGGCGCCCGCGTCGTCTGCGCCATGTCGGGCGGCGTGGATTCGTCGGTTTGCGCGGCTCTGCTGGTCGAGGAAGGCTATGAAGTCATCGGCGTCACCATGCAGCTTTATGACCATGGCGAGGCGATCTCAAGGCCCGGCTCCTGTTGCGCCGGCCGCGATATCGCCGACGCCGGGAGAGTCGCCGACGCCATCGGCATACCCCATTATGTGCTTAACTTTGAGAAGCGCTTCCGGGAAGCGGTAATCGACGATTTTGCCGATGCCTATCTGGCCGGCGAGACTCCCAACCCCTGCATCCGCTGCAACCAGACGGTCAAGTTCATCGACCTGCTGGGCAAGGCCGATGAACTGGGCGCCGCCGCGCTGGTTACCGGCCACTATGCGCGTCTGGTGAACGGCTCCGAACTTCACGCCGGCGCCGACGTCGCCCGCGACCAGAGCTACTTTCTGTTTACCGTCACACGCGGTCAAATGCGAAAGCTGCATTTTCCCCTCGGCGCCATGAGTAAAGACGAGACCCGTGCGCTGGCGCGGCGCTTCGCTCTTCCCGTCGCCGCCAAACCCGACAGCCAGGACATCTGTTTCGTGCCGGAAGGCGCTTACGCCGAGGTGTTGGAAAAACTGCGCCCCGGCGCTTCCGGGCCGGGACCTATTATCGACCAAAAAGGCGCCGTCATCGGTCGTCACCGGGGCATAATCAATTACACCATAGGCCAGCGGCGGGGCCTCGGCATCGCCGGCAAACGTCCGCTTTATGTAGTCCGTCTGGACCCCGAGACCGCTACCGTCGTCGTCGGCCCCAAAGAAGCGCTGCTTTTGGACCGCCTGACAATAAGAGACCTCAACTGGCTGGGCGACGGCGACCCGCCGATGGACCCCGTTAAGGTTACGGTAAAACTACGTTCGACAACCCCCGCCGCCGCCGCCGTCGTTCGCAGCCTCGGCAACGGCAAGGCGGAAGTGGTCCTCGGCGAATCCCAACCCGGCGTCGCCCCCGGTCAAGCCTGCGTGATTTATAGCGGCGCCCGCGTACTGGGCGGAGGGTGGATCAGGCGAGAGGAAACGGCGGGATAA
- a CDS encoding penicillin-binding protein — protein MRFFATIAGLALIMAVVGAGGILFVFHKYGSSLPDYLQLADYEPPVMTRTYAGDGRLMSEYAVEKRVFVPIKAMPRRVVRAFLSAEDKNFYHHAGVDFFGVARATLVNIANIGKGRRLVGASTITQQVAKNFLLTNERSWERKVKEAILAFRMELAFEKDRILELYLNEIYLGFGSYGVAAAALNYFDKSMDELTIAEAALLAALPKAPNNYNPIEFPEAAKERRDWVIDRMLKDGVISAEEAESGRNESLITRRRSMTDYVSADYFSEEVRRQLANRYGEGNLYKGGLSVRTTVNPRLQEIAERQLRRGLEVYDRRHGWRGPVARVDPAKGLDWRGELSRIDVPEGIGDWRPAVVLRVDKENAGIGFADGALGRIPLAEMKWARPWREKQTLGPIVRHPGDVLSILDVVLVQAVAAAADAGGNAVAYPEGTYGLRQIPALNGALAALDPHTGRVLAMAGGYSFKRSQFNWATQAMRQPGSAFKPFIYLAALDAGYTPATMILDAPFVIDQGPGLPKWRPSNYTQKFYGPSTMRLGIEKSRNLMTVRLAQTIGMDLVSEYAKRFGVVEKMPTSLANALGSDETTLLKLTGAYAMLVNGGKKITPSVIDRIQDRHGRTVFRHDRRDCPGCRASYWTNQNLPVIPDVREAVTSPASAYQVVSMLQGVVERGTGKRISVVGKPLAGKTGTTNDSKDTWFIGFSPDLAVGVFAGFDTPETLGKDEQGASVAVPIFRDFMAEALSGRSAVPFRIPPGIRLVKVDSQSGRLAGHGDRNVILEAFKPDTEPTGAAQVLEGYSSGLDASATGTGGLY, from the coding sequence CTGAGATTTTTTGCCACAATTGCCGGACTGGCGTTAATCATGGCCGTCGTCGGGGCGGGCGGGATACTGTTCGTCTTTCATAAGTATGGAAGCTCCCTTCCCGATTACCTGCAACTTGCCGACTATGAGCCGCCGGTAATGACCAGGACTTATGCCGGCGACGGGCGGCTGATGTCGGAGTACGCCGTCGAGAAGCGTGTCTTTGTGCCGATCAAGGCGATGCCGCGCCGGGTGGTGCGCGCTTTTCTGTCGGCGGAGGACAAGAACTTTTACCATCACGCCGGCGTTGATTTTTTCGGCGTGGCGCGGGCCACGCTGGTCAACATCGCCAACATCGGCAAAGGCCGCCGCCTGGTCGGCGCCTCCACCATTACCCAGCAGGTGGCCAAGAACTTCCTGCTCACCAACGAGCGCTCATGGGAGCGCAAGGTCAAGGAAGCCATCCTCGCGTTTCGCATGGAACTCGCCTTCGAGAAGGACCGTATCCTCGAACTTTATCTGAACGAGATTTACCTGGGCTTCGGCTCCTACGGGGTGGCGGCGGCGGCGCTCAATTACTTCGACAAGTCCATGGACGAGTTGACGATAGCCGAGGCGGCGTTGCTCGCCGCTCTGCCCAAGGCCCCCAATAATTATAATCCCATAGAGTTCCCCGAAGCCGCCAAGGAGCGCCGGGACTGGGTCATCGACCGCATGTTGAAGGACGGCGTCATCAGCGCCGAGGAGGCTGAAAGCGGCAGGAACGAGTCGTTGATTACGCGCCGGCGTTCAATGACCGATTACGTCAGCGCCGACTATTTTTCCGAGGAAGTGCGCCGCCAACTGGCCAACCGCTACGGCGAGGGCAACCTGTACAAGGGCGGACTTTCGGTGCGCACCACCGTCAATCCGCGACTCCAGGAAATCGCCGAGCGGCAGTTGCGCCGGGGGCTGGAGGTCTATGACCGACGCCACGGCTGGCGCGGGCCTGTCGCCCGCGTGGACCCGGCCAAGGGCCTGGACTGGCGCGGCGAACTGTCCCGCATTGATGTACCGGAGGGAATCGGCGACTGGCGGCCGGCCGTCGTCCTCAGGGTTGACAAGGAAAACGCCGGGATCGGTTTCGCCGACGGCGCCCTTGGCCGCATTCCGCTTGCCGAGATGAAGTGGGCGCGGCCATGGAGGGAAAAACAGACGCTGGGGCCGATAGTGCGCCATCCCGGCGATGTTCTGTCAATTCTGGACGTGGTTCTCGTCCAGGCGGTAGCCGCTGCCGCCGACGCCGGGGGCAACGCCGTCGCCTATCCGGAAGGGACTTATGGATTGCGGCAGATTCCGGCGTTGAACGGCGCCCTGGCGGCTCTTGATCCTCATACCGGACGAGTGCTGGCGATGGCCGGCGGATACTCCTTCAAGAGAAGCCAGTTCAACTGGGCGACCCAGGCTATGCGCCAGCCGGGTTCGGCGTTCAAGCCCTTCATCTATCTGGCGGCGCTGGATGCCGGCTATACTCCGGCCACCATGATTCTCGATGCGCCCTTTGTTATTGATCAGGGGCCGGGGCTGCCGAAATGGCGACCGTCCAACTATACCCAGAAATTCTACGGACCCAGCACCATGCGGCTGGGCATCGAAAAATCCCGCAACCTGATGACCGTGCGGCTGGCCCAGACCATCGGCATGGACCTGGTGTCGGAGTATGCGAAAAGATTCGGCGTTGTTGAAAAAATGCCCACCTCGTTGGCCAACGCCCTCGGTTCCGATGAAACGACGCTGCTCAAACTTACCGGCGCCTACGCCATGCTGGTCAACGGCGGCAAAAAGATCACGCCGAGCGTGATCGACCGCATCCAGGATCGCCATGGCCGCACCGTATTTCGCCACGACAGGCGGGATTGTCCGGGTTGCCGGGCTTCCTACTGGACAAATCAAAATTTGCCGGTAATCCCCGACGTGCGCGAAGCGGTGACCAGTCCGGCCAGCGCCTATCAGGTGGTGTCCATGCTCCAGGGCGTGGTCGAGCGCGGCACCGGCAAACGCATCAGCGTGGTGGGCAAGCCGCTGGCCGGCAAGACCGGCACTACCAATGACAGCAAGGACACATGGTTCATCGGCTTCTCGCCGGACCTGGCGGTGGGCGTGTTCGCCGGGTTTGATACTCCTGAAACGCTGGGCAAGGACGAGCAGGGAGCTTCCGTCGCCGTGCCGATTTTTCGTGATTTCATGGCCGAGGCGCTGTCCGGGCGGTCGGCCGTCCCGTTCCGCATCCCGCCCGGCATAAGATTGGTCAAGGTTGATTCCCAAAGCGGGCGACTCGCCGGACATGGGGATCGCAATGTTATTCTCGAAGCCTTTAAGCCCGACACCGAGCCGACGGGGGCGGCGCAGGTTCTGGAAGGCTATTCGTCGGGACTGGACGCCTCGGCCACCGGCACCGGAGGCCTTTATTAG